The Arachis hypogaea cultivar Tifrunner chromosome 14, arahy.Tifrunner.gnm2.J5K5, whole genome shotgun sequence DNA window AATAACCGTACTTGACTCAAGCAATCAAGCGCCCAATAATCCAGTCCAACAAATCATcacatccacaagacaaatataatcacagaaatatatctttttgcatcaatatttatttatcacaactctgtaatgtaaaatagattttaagaaaaacccctacctcaaCTCATCGAAACTCTCAAAATCAAAACACATCAATCCCTTTTCCCTCGGCTTGCGACAGCGGCAGCCGCAACCTCTGCTTTATCCACTATCCGTAGCAGCAACCAAAACTCTAAGCGCGACACGCAAAAACCGGAACTCGATCCTACGTTACCAACATCTCAAAatctttatcaaatttataacAGAGCAGACATACACTAGAGGTGAAGGTTTTGGAAAAGATATGCTTACTGGAATAAAGGAGAAACATGGAGACGAAGCAACGACAGTAGCTCCGACACTTAGAAGAACAAGACTCAGCATAAACGAACCACAGTCGGAACCCAAACTGGAGTGGGCTAGGGTATGGCAGCTGTAGGGACGTCCTCCAGCGGCTGCAGCAGCGGTTTTCTGGCGCCGTTCAGTGAGGTAGAACAGCGGTGATAACTTCCACCGTCGTCATCTCCTCTCTTCCGGCGACAAGCTCCTGCGGCAAGGATGGTCGAGCTCCCTTCCAGTAACGGCAACGAcgttactttcttcctctttcttcgaTGGCGGCTACGAGATGCGGCTTCTCGATCGTGTCTCTCTTCGACTCCCACAAGCGACGGCGACACGCGGTGGCCTCGACTATGGTGGCAAGGAACACGGCGGCACGAGGACGAACGGCGAGGCAAGCTTGACGGCAGGACATGGCGCAGTGGCGGCGCGGGTTGGAAGCGGTCTGGTGGCGCGGACAGCTCCCCCTTTTCCCGGCGTTCTCCCTCTCTCGGATCCTCCCCCTACTCTCGCAACCCTCactctcctttctttcttttcttctttctttcactGAACTCTATGTGTGTGTGTTAGTGAATGAGTGTAttgtttgtgtgtgtgtgctgATTGTGTGGGTGGGGTAACCATGAGTGAGGAGGGTGAGAGAGTGAGTGTCACATGTGAGGGATGGTGAGTGTCACATGTGAGGGATGGGGTGTTATTTAGTTAGGGTTTGgggtagattaggaaattttaataaagataggggtaataatataattttataaaataaataaaaagataaaataataattaaaaaccaATAAATGTAAAGTATCcatctttaaaaatatcttttaattacCAATCTGTaagttattttcaattaaataccaatttaataaaaattagagataagtaaattaattctcttttatttataaaataaggttaaaaatctatatattaaaattaaggcatacaaaatattcattattttttagttataagaactctaaataataaataagagtttactcaatttttatacaaaaatattttaaatgtagtcttaaataaatataatacatcataataatttattaataatttttaaatatttatgggTCTTACAAAAGGTATCTGGCGAATCGAGTTTCCTGAGAAACAAATTCCTTATAgcctataaaaagaaaaataataattatttaaattctaaataatatcAGGTAAtagtttattcaaaaaataataacagCAATATTATTAAAcggtatttatttattattattcaaaaaatattaacagtaatatttatttattattattaaaaataatttatttaacaaAGGAACTCTTTAATAAAGGAACTCTTTACTAAAAATGTCCATATATGAACCCTTTTCTACACGATTAACACTAAGCTTATTGCTCTGGTCTTTGTTTTTAACAAAGGAAACAGAACAGTTTGTGATTCTCTCCATAATTAGAACACTATGAGTATGTTTCCTTTCATAAACCAAATCACTTTGATCTTGAAGGGTCCATTCAGTACTCAATAACAATtgtaaaattagaataaaatcaaaACTCAGAATGCATAAGAATGATAAATCAAAACCAAATATGCACTTTTTCATGTTCTTCTGCATATAACTAATCAACAAAGAAGCCAaaacaactttaatttttcaagttttagTCCAACTAAGTTTGAGAAATTGAACCAACAAACATATTGTTCCCTAAATCAAGTTGTTTCAACCCACCAAACTTAGTAACAAACTTAGGAAACTCCCCAAAGAATCTGTTATCACCCAAATCAAGAAACTAAAACTTTTACAAAAAGAAGAGTTAGGCAATGCAGGTTCTGAAACATTCCCATAAAAGGAGTTTCCATGAACTCTAAGAGAAACAAGTCTATCACATAATTTCCAAATTGAAGTAGGAATCTGCCCAGTCAAAAGATTCTATGGACTGAATTTTAAATGATCTTTTGagcatcaaaattaattttagttttagcttgactattttaacataaaacataaatcataaaaattaacttaaaaataaaagcTGAAGAAGCACAGAAGCAGTAAATAGTCAGCGAGGAGTGCTTAATGCTTACCAGTTACCAGAGAGACGACGAGAGATGAAGGAGGGACGACAAAGACCAGAAACCACAGATTGGAGAGGCAGTGACGGCGAGAAGCGAGAGCGACGCCGACGTGGGGATCTGGTGAGGATCTGAGCCCTAATTCCTAGGGTTGGTGAGCGACGGCGGCTGTGACAACGCCGACCGGCTTACAGCGACAGAACGAACTGTGACGGCGAGTCGGTGACTGATTGGTGGTCTGGTGTAGCTGAACCGAGGCTATGGTCCTTGGAGAAGAATCGAAGAAGTGACGAAGTGAGTTTTAGGATTGGGAACTAAAAGGGAGTGACAGTGagaactaaccctaatttctaaaattatatatatatatatatgcacttcGGAGCGGGTAGGGACGGATTTAGCCTGAATCCGACCCCAACTCACCACGATTCAGACCCGCCCTGCTCCGGGTCAGGTTTAAATTCGCCCCGACCGAATAGGAACGGGCGGATACAAGTATTGCTGCCATCCTTATAACAATTTGTTTTCCCGagacttaataataataataataataattcatgacTAGTATGataaaaaactattattgatataataataataataataataataataataataataataataataataataataataataataataataataataataatagttaaaacatataaataaagaacataaaaataaacatatttattcatcataaaactaaaaaaaaaaatcacttactCATTGAGAATgattcaaatatttaataatgTGTTTTTCAGGTAAAATAAATTACGAACCTTCTTCACTAAATAAAGTCTCAAACCTTCACTGATCTTCCTCCTCACAAATTTACTCCCTTTCACCCTCAACCCCAATCCTTTCACTCTCAAAACTCTCACTCACAGCAAGTAAAATGAAAGGAAAACGCCTGCCTTTTGCTTTTAAAGGCCAGCTCCACCACTCTCCTTTACATGTGTCACACATGCAGGTGGGGAGGTTGCCAATCACAGGTTGCGTTTTGTCTGCTAAATGCATGTTGCATTTTGGAGCTTTGAGGATGGTCAAAGTTGCAGGATATGTTAGCCATGCAGGGAGCAGGAACATGTTTCGAGGCTTCCTTCTCCTCTCCTGCCAAACATAAACTGCGTTTTGCAGCTACATACAACTTTTTAATTTCACCTCGGTCAAAACGTCTGCATATTACATATTACTGACTTTAACAATTCTACATTTGTGAATTACACACAATGACACAATATAATTACACATCACCATTTtaacttttataaataaattaatttctgtTATAAATATGCAGTTCAACCTTAAAACTTTTTACATCTACAATTAAATTTTTGGACCGTCCAAAATAATTTGACGGAAAAAATTGACATTCATATTTATCATAACACTAGGTAAATTTTTAAACAACTAACTATTTGTTAACAAAAATTCGTTATCAGACTACCCTTACATATTGCTATGGATTAAGGTCGTGCGAGAATCTATGTATCTAATACCCTGCGTTAATCACAAGGCATGTGAATGATATATGGCCTAAAGGCATTGGTAGAAGCAATCAGTTTATCCAATGAAAATTTAACACGTGTCAAATGTCTTCtttaaaagaaagaaacataaaaaaaaaaaaaaaaaaccagtgaAAACGAAATGGCTCACAGATAAGCCTCCATTCCTATCCGTTTTCCCTATTAATAACCCAACTCACTCTTCCAAAACGCCCACGCACCCAAAATTAGGGTTTCTCATCCTTAGGGTTTACCTTGCCCTCCAAAAACACCCCCCAAAAATCTAACTCAAAATCGAAACTTCCGATTAATTTCTAACAAATCCGATCACCAATCAAGAACCCACAACGATAGATTTATTCTGCATAGAACGATTCCCCTAAAAAAAGAACAAAGGAACCCTAGTTTTACGCCATGACAGGGAAAGCGAAGCCAAAGAAGCACACGGCGAAAGAGATCGCCGCGAAGGTCGACGCCGCCACCACCAACCGCGGCGGAGGAAAGGCAGGTTTGGCGGACCGGTCGGGGATAGAAAAGGGCGGTCACGCGAAGTTTGAGTGCCCGCTCTGCAAAGCGACGGCACCGGACATGAAATCGATGCAGATCCACCACGATGCGAAGCACCCTAAGCTTCCGTTCGAGGAGGGGAAGATCGTTAATCTCCACGCCACCCACGTCGGCGATACCTCTAAGCCTAAACCCGGCGTTCGTGGAagcctaaagaaataaaataatatgaaatctCTCCAATTTGGGAACCCCCTCACTCTTTTGATCGaaccttttttgtttttccatttttttttcttttaaagttGGTGTCTTTTGGGGGATATCGAGTGATTTGATATTATGGGTATGCTTAAGCTTAATTGTGTTTCCTGATCTTGGTTGTAGTTactttgatgatgatgataatggtcTATGTACTATGTGAAGAGAAGGGTTCTTTTGGTTTGAAGGGATTTAAACTTTGGTGGTTATTGATTTTGAGGCCCTTCTTTTCTAAGCCTGGAATGTATATTAGTTAACTCATAATGGCTGTTAAGATGTTTTTGAGCTTAACTTCTTGTCCTCCTCATaatatttatcttaattttagtgGATGATCTTAATAAATCCAATGATATGCtcaacttttttttccttttgaacATAAATTCTTCCATGAAGGTTGAACACATTGTGCTTAAATCTTCAGTGTAAATTGAACAAGAATTTTGGGAGAATTTGCTTGTAAAATCTCCTTTCACTCTTGATATAACCTATTTATATTAGTATTGGTCATATTAGTTGAAGGACCATTTACGTTAGTACTGGTCCAATGGAACTCAACttcaaatttaaattgtttttctCGGGTGTGATGTTGATGTTAAGACTGTTTTTAGATGATATAGTGTGTGTTTGAAGGTGTCTCTGTGATTCATCTGTTTTATAATTAAATGCTAAATGGCTAATATTTTGCTTGTATGATAActaagtcttttttttttattcttattatatcAAAATATCTCGAGTCAATGAATGGAATCATGGTGAGTGCTTCCTCTCCTCCTCTAGTGCCATTGATAATTTGATAtgttggaataagaataaggttCTATGTTTGTGTAGGGTCTTGTGGCATCTTTCCCTATCAATATCTGTTTTTGACAATATTTGGTTGGGAATTTATATTTGTGTAGGGTCTTGTGCTATTAAATGCTTGTATCACACTTGGTTTTTATCATTCCAATGATTTTAGCATAGACTTTCATTTCTTGGTGGGGACTTGTTTCCTACAATTTAGAGTAGGGCAAGGTTAACCTAATCATGCCCTTCACCTGCAGTCTCACGCCTGGTATGTTAGAAATATTAGATTTTGTTTGACCTTTTATTTCCAACTAAGCAGTGTTCTTGTACATTTCATTAAGTCAACTTCCACTCTTTCATAATTGGATGGGGCTCGCATTAAGTTCTTCTAAAGTAAGAAAGTTGGTAAAAAAAGATTTCTTAAACTAAGATAATAGGGTTCGCATATGATAGAAGTTACATATTAGATAATAATTAACCTCTCATTTTATCATTTTACTAATCACCTcaatttaaattatcttttctTACAAATGAAGCAAGTCAAGTTAGGAAGTAGATCAAACATGCTAAGTTGCTAGCAGTGTAGGCCAAAAGAAAAAGATCTCTTGCATCATTTCTGCTCTAGCATTATGTATTCTTCCCAAatcagaaaaacaaacaaaaaaaaaagaagtggttTATGAAAATGTTAACAGCTTCTAAGGGCCTGTACTAAGTGTCTGATCCCATTCATACATTGATTCTTATCATTCATGTACTCATGTGAAtctatatttttgtttatatacaCTAAATAGCTCAAGCATTTCAAAGCGAAAatccaaatataaaaattagaaaaatgaagCTAAAATTATACACCAACAGTTTGATACAAATATTGGTATGCAATTTTATATTAAGAAGACTAAACTCTGTTCCATAAATATTCAGAGAAAAATGTAAACTATAATGATAGGACAACAAAACAATTAACCTACCAAGAACTAGTTACAAAATACAGGTGTTCGATTTGTGCAAAAGAGCACACCACAGTTTGTTTCCTCAAATACCAAGGGGAAAAAAACTAAATAATTTATGacctttctttaaaaaaaaaaaaacactaaataaaAAACCAATTGAATTTGCTGTTGCTAACAGAAGTTAAGACCAAAATTTATGAAGGGAAATTTTGCATGACTTGCTGGTAAATGGATGATGGTGCTGCTGATGAAGAATTTCCATGATCAACTGGAGGTAAGCATGTTCCATATATTGCATCATCCTTCTGCTCCTGTTTAGGCCTCAAGAACCCAGTATCAATATCCTTCACTTGTTGCCCTGAAAGGAAAGGCTGCACTGGATTCATTGGCTTTGCACAGTTGAAGTTTAGTCCAGCAAGAGAGAAGTTTCCGGATGAGGGAAGATTCAAGGGAAGCGGCATTGGAAAGTCGGGATACACTGAGGGAATAGATCCAGCTTGTGGGGCAGTGCAGCGATCGGGATTCAGTCCAAACGAACCGTAAGGCATGGTGCTACTCAAGGAAGGATACTTCATTTGGCACATGGGGGAAGAACCGAActtcaaattgttgctgaatgctCCAACCAAACTCGGCCGAAGAAAGTCGCTGCCGAATTCAGGTTTTCGATCAAAATGAGACGTAAGAGTTTGATGATTTTCAGACTTCGGGATAACAGCACTGCCAGGTAATGCAAGAGCTGATTGGCCATTAGGACCACTGGGAGGTAAACCACCATCATTCGAGCTTACATGATTGTTGGTTCTGGCCGTCGGCACTTCATGATTATGTTTGCCCTCATATGTAGTGATTACATATTTCGTATTGTGCGAAGCCCTTTCGACGTGTTTCCTCACGGGACATCCGGCACTTGTGCATTTATAGTAGCTCCTGGAGGAAATTCATGAGAAAATGCAAATGAGCAAATGCGCAATCGGTATACCATGACTGCTCAATTCGGCTACAAGTGTAGATCTAATGTGAAAAGCATGATGCGAGTGAAATGTATAGAGAATGAATTGATACCTGAAGAACAAACCATTGATCTACTTAGAACATGCACCAGTTCAGATAATGAAATGAAGACTTAACAGAACTACCAACATAAGTGAATATCTACAAACAATATCAAACAATAGCAACTCGCGTCAACAAAGAATGGAAACTTTCTACCTGTAAAGAGGAAAAGACAATGGCAAAGAATGAAAAATTACAGCTTTCAGAAATAACAATAACTCACTCCGCTCCCATTAATCTACCTGCCACTATCACTTTCGGTGCATCACCGGATCAAGCTATAAATTGCAAGCAAATTCATTGATCCAACAATGTTAGACTGTACGAAAAAGTGCAGTGACAAATAAAAAGGAACAAATTGTAATAAATTAGAACTTAGTATACTTGGGTGTATTTCCTTAAATCAGGTTAAAAAGCCAACGAAATAACTGAAATTACCAACCATCCAATATTAAGACACATTACAAACAAAACCATATCCAATGTGTAAAAATAAACAAAGGAAGAATTGATACCTTGGGTTTGGGTTTCCTTTGACAACCTTTTGTCCATACTTGCGCCATCGATAACCATCATCGAGTATGTCAATCTCGGTCTCAATTTGGACCACCACTCTTGGCTCACGAACAGCCCTAGAAGGCAAAGTTGATTCAACCAAGTAGTTCTCTTTTTTCCTGCAATAGAAAAATAATGCAGAATCATAAAGGTTGTGTTTCTAGTTGTTATAACTAACATGAAAAGTTGCAAACAATATCAGATGGAGTTTAAAACCTTCTTTTGGAATCTGATTCATCATCTTCAGCATCATCCTCAGCTGGTGCTAGTGCTTGAGTGGTTCCATCTTCATCACCATCATTACTGGCAAGTGTGGAAGAATGTTCGGGAGTGTCTTCCGCTTCAAAGGCACACAAAGGTTTACCTTTGTTAGTCGACATAGGATCCGAAAGTTCAGTCACGACAGAAGTTGAGGATGTTCTTTCCTGACCATCAGCCTTCCAATCCAAACTGTGCTTTGTGTCTTTTGCTCCCGGTTGAACATTTTTCCAACCTGGACCTTCAAGTTTAGCATAGTTTTCACCAGCTTCACCCATCTCTGACATCTCATCAGTGGAAAGCCCTAACGCTCGACGACCAAGGTGTGGTTTTGAATGGTTATGAGTACCCTTATAGATAATTTCTGTTATTTGGCCATCATGGGATCTTTCCACCTTCTTCTTGACCTGACAATTAGGTTGAGTACATTTATAATAACTCCTAGGATACTCGCTACCTTTTACTTGTTTCTGACCATACTTTCTCCAATTATAACCATCCTCCGAGGTCCTTACCACTCCAGTTGCAAGCAAGGTCTCCTTCTGGTCTTTCTCCATAACAGGTTGCCTTCTGATATCCCCACCAAGAGTAACATTTTTCGGCAGAGTGCTTTCATCACCAGCTTCATCGGAACGTGATATTTGCATCATCTCAACTTTATTAACATTAACAAGTGAACAATTTACCATTTTCACATCATTGAATGAACGGGACTCAATACTTTTTGCGTTTTGTCCTTTCGAAAAGTCTTCCGGGAACGAAAAATCTATCGGCGGCAGAACTGGAACAATTGATTGACAGTCTGTATTTCCTCCCTTTACCATGTGCCAATTACTAGAAACCTAAAGAATTCAAGGTTACCATATGATAAATGTATTGTTATTACAATTTAGAAAAATAACAGTTAGAAATCTTTCACATATCACAAATGAGAGAATGATGATCAATTAATCATATCCTGATTTAGCTAAAAGAACTGGACACATGCccaattggatttttttttttaaatttaatatcaaaattgtcaaaaatttcaagttgtaaGCTATAATGCTTTATCATTAAGGACGTAAACCAAACACAAACGCTGCTCTTCACATCAACCACATCCAACTGAAGAAAAGTGATTTTCATTCTTCGTATCAAATCaaactattaaaaaaagaaaaagaaatgaacaGAAATAAATCATTAGCatcaaaaatgaaaattcaacaCAGAATTGAATCACATGATAAGAAATCAACACACCACCGTTTCTTTTCATAATATACtagtgttattttattttaatttttaagaaaattaccTGATTCAGAGACGCAGAGTAAGGAGGCAAAGGATTAGGATCGGCAAGGGTGGCATTGTTCTTAAACTTGAGGGAAGAATCAGGAGCATCATTGAGATTCCCTTGATCAAGTGGCAAAGAACTTAGCCAATGAAATGAGCCAGTAGTTGGAGAAGGCATAGCCTGGAAAAAAAATACAACATACCCAAAAAAAATTGATCTTTTGATCAGATTGAAACAGAATAATCAAAAGGGTCActgaaaaaattaacaaaaaatataaaaagaaggagaaagccaaaTAACCTGAGAATTGGGAAGCATGATCGGAGAATCAAGCAATGCAGTGGGACTAATGCCTGGGGGTATAGTAATGCATGGTGATGCAGAAcaagaagatggagatggagAAGCGAAAGGGCTTGTTGTGATTGCGTTTGTTCTGAACCTAGCTGTGTTGATCCTTGCTGCATTGGAATTGAAACCCCTTCTCTCAGCTATGCTTCTCTTTGCTGGAAAAGCCGGAAAGACTCCACCTTTTGAATCAGAATCCATGTTTTTTGAATCACTACAATTGTTACTACTAAcgttgttgttgttggtggttGTGTTCGTGTTCTTATTATCTATGTTGTTACGGTGGTTGTCATCTtccatggtttttttttttttttgtctattcaCAGAAGAAAGTTAATCAAGATATGTTTTTGATGTTGTTTATGTGTCAGAAATGACTTAAAACTAGGTGGGTATGAATCAAAATTAAGAATTAGAAATGAAAATGAGAAAAGTATGAATCTTTTTTGAAAGGTGGTGGTGGGGTGGGTTCGGGTTCGGTTCAGCTccagagagaagaggaagagagtggaGCTGAAACCAATGAAGGTGAAGAAGCGTGTTCTGCAATGCAATCTTTGTTTTCTTCCACACACACAAACGTACACAAAACACACTTCACTTGTTTGTAATTGACAAATTTGGGTCCTCACCTTATGCCACTCACTCATctatatatatacttaaatagTTATATATACACTTACTCACATAGGGACTTGTGCTTTTTCTAtggaataaatgaataataaaacgaattaaaactaaaaatgaatTTCATTTGTATTTGGACTTTATTTTTATTGGTGGAATCAAAGAATAAAATGaagttcaaaaaataaattttccatTTTGGTTTTAAGAAATTACTCAtctttttctaaataaattttcCATTTTGGTTTTAATCATAAGATTAAAATAGACAACTTTTAAATTTCaccaccaaatttaaaaaatatatatgactaaaaaaatatcttataagAATAAAAAGTTTATTTGAACCAATAGATTAGCACAACTTTTTTTCTTTCATTGATTATTGATATTGCGAATGTAAAAGgtaattattttagcatttaagtaataatacATGATCAAAttcgtatttttattttatagtaaAAATTCATGAAAATACCTACTTATACATTATCACATtaacaaatttatcttttaaattttgtttgttatGTTAACTACTTATTAATACACATATATATCTTATAGATAACAAAAACATTAAAACTCTTGTACCATATAGGTTCCCATCATTTCTTAATTGATGGTTATTTTAGTCTTCTAGAACAGTAAAGAATCAATATCAATGTTATATATAATGATTGTTAGTTAGTGGTCCATGCACAAATCTAGTTTATTTGTTTGCTAATATAATTTGATGTGGGGGGTGCATAATTTAAAGAAGGAAAGTGAAAGTAATAGTTGTATGAGAGGGAGAGAAAAGTGTTAGTAGTTAGCACACGTAATGGTTGTAACAAAAATAAGTGACATTAGTATCGGAAGAAATGACACATGTGAATAAACCCTACCCATTTTAGCATTTGCTTTGCGGGATTTAGTTGCTTTTCATCAAATCTATCAGCAGCCATTTCCGGATCTTCATTTCTTATATTAGATATCTCATAacgttaattaatattattttatcttaatCTTCTTTTTAAGAATAACCAATGAGATACTagtaattaatttgttaattatcaTCTTTGTCGttgtttattgtattttattgtGTATCTATCTATATACACATCACTAGTGGCAAATCTTATCACCTTAGTCTCAATGGCTTTTAATTGCAAGTTTGCTTTGCATGAAATTAATTAGCATACAGAAATGGCAGGATTATTACgtaattattattactattatttaattGCTTGACTTTGACGACCCTTATATTATAATACAATGTACCAAAAACTTACTTGAATGAGAAGAGCCTATACTAATTTCATCAATAAAAATCTAGGGAATGAACTAAGCAAAGCAATCTCAATTGGAAAAAAAACctctaaaataataattatatattataataaattttatataacatagtatctataattttataattatatatttaaaattatataattattttaataataactaataaatattaaataaaataatttaaatttaaattattttttattgtcttcCAAATATTTTGTACGATATATAGAATGTACCAAAAACTTACTTGAATGAGAAGAGCCTATATTAATTTCATCTATAAAAAGAAGGGAATGACCTATGCTAAGCAATTTTAATTAGTGTAAATCCAATAGTAGATTCTTTACCATAATATCTCTCTAATAAAATTATCATTGACTAGTAattgatgataaaaaaatatataccatTAAATACTATGTATTATttgcccaaaaaaaaaatatgaacgatattatatatattatattgtattaggtatatgattaatgaaaaatctataaatattagtaatatataatagaatgTTATTTATAGTTGATTATAATAAGAAATATTTcttttttagagtaaagtatcgtttttgtccctaacgttttgggtaagtttcaaagttgtccataatgtttcaatcgtcctatttaaatccctaacgtttcaaaattgactcaatgttatcctgccgttagggatccgttaacagaattgacggcggaacaaaattgagacgattttaaaatcatACTCAACGTTTCTGGGGTCAAAATCAATttcgtccctgaccttttttccttattaaaatcatcatcaacgttacaaaacgttataaaatcatccttttgtccataaacaatattttttggacaattttaCCCTTTTGcccttttacaaaaataaaataatattaaaactaatattaaaaaacaaaagaaacccTCTCCATCCCTGTCGTATCTCTCACTCTCTTTCGGTCTTTCTCTTCTCTCCCTTTCCGCCACCCCACCATCGCTGCCCCCACCTCCTTCTccatcttcttctccctctccaccaccacctctctctctctcttcactaccaccaccaccacctccaccaCCATACCACCCACTACCCTTAACTCTAACACCAATTCTGCTAACTCTTCATCCATTAAAATCAATATCTGAATGGTTGAACAATATCACCCAATCGGTTGAACAAAATCAACACCCCCGCACCAACATCAATTGAATGCTCAACGCAATACTCGAACAGagaaacaaaacccccacaaacTCAGCaccaaaaacaattttataaCCGCAAcccaaacaaaaataaagaaatccaTAATTTAAAACAGAATTGTAAGGGGGTTTGTTCCTACTTTCGCATTAAGTCAAACACCTGCAAAACAACCCCGATATCTCCATCTCATTTCTCCTACTCTCTTCGAATTTTCCCTTCCCCAAATCACAATTCTTCTTCTCAGCTTAAACAAAAAACCTTTCCCCTTCAACCAGTtcagcaacaacaaccacaaaaTAAATTTCAAGGGTTAAGTACTTTAGATTTA harbors:
- the LOC112744258 gene encoding protein METHYLENE BLUE SENSITIVITY 1 is translated as MTGKAKPKKHTAKEIAAKVDAATTNRGGGKAGLADRSGIEKGGHAKFECPLCKATAPDMKSMQIHHDAKHPKLPFEEGKIVNLHATHVGDTSKPKPGVRGSLKK
- the LOC112744257 gene encoding WRKY transcription factor SUSIBA2, which produces MEDDNHRNNIDNKNTNTTTNNNNVSSNNCSDSKNMDSDSKGGVFPAFPAKRSIAERRGFNSNAARINTARFRTNAITTSPFASPSPSSCSASPCITIPPGISPTALLDSPIMLPNSQAMPSPTTGSFHWLSSLPLDQGNLNDAPDSSLKFKNNATLADPNPLPPYSASLNQVSSNWHMVKGGNTDCQSIVPVLPPIDFSFPEDFSKGQNAKSIESRSFNDVKMVNCSLVNVNKVEMMQISRSDEAGDESTLPKNVTLGGDIRRQPVMEKDQKETLLATGVVRTSEDGYNWRKYGQKQVKGSEYPRSYYKCTQPNCQVKKKVERSHDGQITEIIYKGTHNHSKPHLGRRALGLSTDEMSEMGEAGENYAKLEGPGWKNVQPGAKDTKHSLDWKADGQERTSSTSVVTELSDPMSTNKGKPLCAFEAEDTPEHSSTLASNDGDEDGTTQALAPAEDDAEDDESDSKRRKKENYLVESTLPSRAVREPRVVVQIETEIDILDDGYRWRKYGQKVVKGNPNPRSYYKCTSAGCPVRKHVERASHNTKYVITTYEGKHNHEVPTARTNNHVSSNDGGLPPSGPNGQSALALPGSAVIPKSENHQTLTSHFDRKPEFGSDFLRPSLVGAFSNNLKFGSSPMCQMKYPSLSSTMPYGSFGLNPDRCTAPQAGSIPSVYPDFPMPLPLNLPSSGNFSLAGLNFNCAKPMNPVQPFLSGQQVKDIDTGFLRPKQEQKDDAIYGTCLPPVDHGNSSSAAPSSIYQQVMQNFPS